A genomic region of Notamacropus eugenii isolate mMacEug1 chromosome 3, mMacEug1.pri_v2, whole genome shotgun sequence contains the following coding sequences:
- the HESX1 gene encoding homeobox expressed in ES cells 1, protein MALCATANSRTRPSLAESKASPRSFSIESLLGLEPKKESSPAIPPARPWTDPCRPLGEDGNPCLSIPILPSSSLLPHPGNYPIPEERILKYEKYVSASERLSFKRELSWYRGRRPRTAFTRNQIEVLENVFRVNSYPGIDVREDLARKLNLEEDRIQIWFQNRRAKLKRSHRESQFLLVKNNLSTNLSK, encoded by the exons ATGGCTCTGTGCGCGACCGCCAATTCCCGGACGCGGCCCAGCCTGGCGGAGAGCAAAGCCTCCCCTCGCTCCTTTTCTATCGAGAGCCTTTTGGGACTGGAGCCGAAGAAGGAGAGCAGCCCAGCCATTCCTCCGGCCAGACCCTGGACAGATCCCTGCCGCCCCTTGG GAGAAGATGGAAATCCATGCCTATCCATCCCCATCTTGCCCAGCAGCAGCCTACTCCCTCATCCTGGGAATTATCCTATACCAGAAGAAAGAATCTTGAAGTATGAGAAATATGTTTCAGCTTCAGAAAGACTGTCTTTTAAAAGAGAGCTGAGTTGGTACCGAGGCAGGAGACCAAGAACTGCTTTTACCAGGAACCAG ATTGAAGTATTGGAAAATGTCTTTAGAGTAAACTCCTACCCTGGTATTGATGTCAGAGAAGATTTGGCTCGGAAATTGAATTTGGAGGAAGATAGAATCCAG ATTTGGTTCCAAAATCGCCGAGCAAAGCTGAAAAGATCCCACAGAGAATCCCAGTTCCTACTGgtgaaaaacaatttgagtacaaACCTCTCCAAATAG